AAGTGAAGTGATAAATAAGGCGCACAACAGTCAACAGCAGAGGTCGGCGCTTCGGCACAAGAACTACGAGACTGGTGGTGATACAATGATGACGAAAATTATGTGGATCACTACATGCTACGATGAAGTAGTTTTACAACCAACAAAAGGTCAAAAGCACAAGGTGAAAGGCGCATCATCCGGAACCTGATGTTTATTCAGGACCCGTCAGTCAAAAATGATACTACAACGGGGATGTAATACACTCTCCAGTACAAGATGTCAGTGAAAAATGATACTACAGGGGTATGTAGTACTCTGCAGTGCAAGAAAGCGTGGATTCTACTTTCGGCGCTTGTACCtgtcaaaaaaaaggaaaaagaaaaaacgacATCAGTTAGAAATGTGGAGGCGCCTGGCATTTTGCATCATCAGTCAAATATAATTAGGCTTATTCATAAGAGACAGCCCTAAAGCGAAACATTTTCTGCCCTTTAATTTTTCTACCAAAAACGCATGGTTCCATACCTTGCTTTGCTCTTAAAAGCATTCTTCGCTTTCTTGCGGGCGAAATTGTTGTTTTTCTTCAAGGCGCGTCCCTGTTTCCATTCACTCATATCATTCTGGAACAGATCATGCATCTCCTCCTGCCTAGTGGGGCCCTTCTCAGAGTGTTGTCTTGATTTCTTCTCATTCTTCCCTTTGCCCGCACCAGGACCCCGTCTACTGGCCCCCTTCATTGATTTTGCCTTACGATAAGCCACATCCACTAGAGATTGGCCTTTCTTTGCCTTCTTCCCTCCTTTATTATTTTCCTGTAGGAGACTCTTCAATGTTTAGGACCAAATGTATCGCAATTATCACTATGCTATAGGTAGGAACTCGAATCAAATGTGCCAGaccaaatttttgtttacacGAAACAAAAGTTTATAATTTATTCCCCATTGGAGAACACTTATGTTGCATAAGGTAATCATGAAGTGCTTCCTGGGAATTAAGCTACCAATAGAAGGGGGCATGAAaagtaaagtttttgaaaagaattcCATTTTCTCACAGCTCCTAACTCAGGCTCCAGATTACGAACATTGAAGCATGGCATTCATGCAAAAGCACAAACATATTACAACTGTCAATTCAAATTGGACTGAAACCGGAGCTTGCTATAAGAAAGCCTTTAGATTTCAATATTCCATAGGCTATTAGATTTATTCTTACTTAGAAATGCAGTTCAGGGCCAATTTTCTTTATGCAAGTGTTTGGTAATTTTTACACAAAGTAACAAGTTTTAGTGTACATTTCAAAAGGCACCTTTTTACCATTTATACAAAAGCAAGTTCAAAGCATCTTCTCGGAAGTGACAATAAGAAAGTCTTACTGAAACTAGCGGTTATTTAAACAACTTGACTCCACATCCCAAACTGAATCTAGTTAGCATCCTTTTATTTAAGGTATATAAGAAAAAGTTGTAACATGAGCTATATTGGAGTGTTGGTTCAATTAGTTTAAATTCAGTAGCCACTGCAGAAAATTCTTATAGTCTGTATTATATCAGCACAAGtagagaacaaaaaaaaaccaaACAAATTGAACAAAAAATTGTAACATGAGCTATATTGGAGTGTTGGTTCAATTAGTTTAAATTCAGTTGCCACTGCAGCAAATTACTATATCAGCACAGGTAGAGAACAAAATAACCGGACAAATTAACCTTTGCTTcctcgtcatcttcttcatcatcttccAACATCTCCCGCTGTGCCTCCAATCTTCGGCGCTTTTTCCTAGGTAGATTCTTCTGTAAAATAGAGAAGAAAAAAGATTGGTAGAACAAATCTCATGCACATTATCAACAAAACACTAAACATCACTTAAAAAGCACACTGCAAACCTCATTCTCCCTTCTCCTTTTCTCCTTCAGACGGAGATCTTCAGCTTGTTTTGCACTAATAACTCCAGAGGTACTCTTACCTTGGTCCAAAGAGTCCTTGATGAAAAAACAAAGCCAAATATTACTGATACTGTATCGTGTCGAATATTGACAAGCTATGTTTGAAGAGGAAGATTATCAATCCAATGTAAGcaggaatttttttgaaaaactgtTTTCTTCTAAGAAAGGATTTAAACAAAGGCAAGAGAACATTAGGAACATCTCAAGATAAAAGTTTCTGTAGAAACTTGCAAGGCCTGATCCATGGCGCATCATGAGGATGGGAACAGTCAGTGATGAGTATAAGTGACTAGGAGTCCATTTCGTAGACCAAATAGAAGGCTGAAGAATATCATATACACTTCCAAAATGGTTTCGTCTGAAAAGCACTTAATTTTGTATCCTTCTCTACTTGTCTGCTTTTTTCGAACAAAAAGAACATGATTCTTTTTGTTAAGATCCAAATGGTCTAGGCACCAGCCAACCACCATGATTTCTCCTCCAAATCAGCAGGCTGGGCAGGATGCCACATAAGTAGGCCAAGCTACCTTAGTGGAGCTAGGTGGGACCTTGGCAATGCTGGGCCATTAAGGATTCTCCTCTGCCACTGAATCTGACTCCACCTCCACCCTCACTACCTGGATTCTGACATCTGCTCCAAGCTAAGGGGCTGGGGATGTGAGGAATATGCAGAAGTGGGGGAAGTGAATTGGGAATGGATCAACAGGTCAAGCAAATTACTCGTGAGTGAGCCAGGTGAACAGATAAATATATGGAACTAGGGTCTAGGGGGACCATTCCCATTGATGTAGAGCCTTTTAAAATGAAATTTTCATCTAGGACAAATGGACACTTACCATTGGATACAATTATGAAACTCGTAACTACGTTCTCTGGTTCTCAGTAATTTGATGGTTTTATATCAGAATTACTACGTGCATTATGGACATAAAATGCCATATAATGAAGAACAAGAGTGCTAATGATGCAATTGAAGATGAAAAAATTTAGCAAATATTTAACAGTCAAAGCAAAATAAATACAAAGAAATGATAAAAAAAAGCAAGATGCAAGAGAAACATATGAAGTTTGCACAAGCAAAACACCTCACGCGAATAAAGTGCATAACACTTGATAGAATTAGGGATAAACTTACTTTAGCAGCCTTTGCCAAAAGCTTCTTTTCTCTTTCAGTAGCAAACCAGGTTCTCTTTGGCCGTGAGTATATATCGTCCTTGTGAGCCATCATATTTTCTACCTGGTATATTCAAACATGTAATGGCAAAGGTATAAATGCATACAGTCAGACTTCTTAAACTGAGTTATGGTCAACTTATTGATATTCACAGGAAAGGACAACTATTTATTAAGGGAAAAGTGGAACTTCCAAAAGATTACCTTTGCTAATTCCATTTCAGCTTTCCTCACTTCCATTTCTTCCCTAAAAAATTAAGGGCATAAATACTCATGTGGTGGATGAAAGTTACAAAAGTCTAGCACATTAGTGTCAAACTAACCTTTCTTCTCGAATAATAGTAGAAATTTGGTCTTCTAGTTGCTCGATCAATTTTGCACAATCAGCCACAGGTTTCTCTGCAACGATGCGGCTTTTCAGCTGTGAACCGGCTTTCTTTGCCTGAAGATTTAATTCGGATAAAACCAATCAGCACCAACCAAATCAAGGCAAATTACCATTATTAACAGATAAAACTGTTGCACACATCAATTAAGGGCAGAAACTTAAAAGCCCTATGACTCACGTACTACAACTATCTAAGACATACATCCTCATAAAACTGACCACAGCTCATATGTTCTCGTTTGTTATTCTTTGGTTATAAAATAATAGAATGAAGGAAATTCAAAACAAACTGCCACTCTAAAGCTACGGCAGGCAAAGGTTGGATTCTACACTAAAGCAATATGATTATTACTTTATTAGAATACTAACAGTTCTATGCATACATCTATGATTTGTACCAAAGAATTGTAGCATTTGTTTTATCCTTAGCATATCACAAGAATTCTTACAATTGCTTTCAAGAGGGATCTATCATCATCCGTTACAAATGTCACAGCATATCCTTCCCTCCCTGTCCGCGCTGTGCGGCCAACACGATGAAGATATCTGCAATAATATAAACAATATAGGAGTGCATACATATGGAAGAGCATGGCTAAAATCAGAATGAGTGGCAAATGAAATTCCCGGTCAAAGTTCATTTAATAAAAATGGAAGGCTATGGAATGATTTAGTAGTAAGTCTGGAAGGGTAGaacatagaaaaaaaaagaattcatGGTGCAAACACAACACTGAATACTGACAGAAAATAACAATCGATAAATGAAAGATGTAAACTCATCAATCAGTATTTCACAATGTTCCCATCAAGAACTATGCTCTAGGACGTGAAGCTTTTCTGTATGCATTTAAAACTTCTCAATCACATATAACTTATTTAGAACTTACGTTTTGACATCTCGTGGGCAAGCAAAATTTATTACAGTCCGAACACCGACGATATCAATCCCCTACAAGTTAAACCAACAATTCATCAATAAAACCATTAAAATATCAGCCCATGTATCTTCTAATGTTTAATTTCATAGGATACACTGCTTTTTAGTTGAAGTAATAGCATCTTTTGTAATAAAAAGCACAAATATCTCAACAAAGTAAAAGAGAATCACAATGTGAGATGAGTTTGTTTCTTACACGAGCAGCAATATCAGTGGCAATCAGAAAGTCTGTTTCTTGTTTCTTGAAGAGTTCCAAAGCCTATAGAGCAACAAAATTGTCCATCAGATTGGGGAATATATATCACAATTTGACTCAATGAACTGAAATGTTCAGAATTGCATGTATGCTATTAGATTACCAAAACAAATTGGGCATAAGTGTCTTATTGCATATAACATCCCATCTAAAATTTCTGATTTCGTGATTATCCAGatagaaatatatatttacgaTCCGAGGAAGTTGATTGGCGTGCTGTAATCTCAAAGTGCTCAGTTAGGCCCAGGCTGGCAATAATCAATCTACGCAGTTCCTTTGTTGGAAAAATAGTGTGACGAATTATTATGGTCAGCATGGTGCGAGTCAAGTCAGTGTGCAGCTTTTCTGCAGTAAGTATATGCATCATGTTTTGATCCTACTAGCTATCTGCACATCAAATTATTCTAGCTCAACTAGCTCCCACCACACAGCAAGCTTATCATTGGGACTATTTGATATGTTGAGAAGCAGAGCAAATTAAGTGTGAATCCAGAGAAAAAAGGCTAGTAGATGGCATATGTAAGCTGATTTAACCATGAGACAGTTCGTGCACAATTTGGTAAGCTATAGCATTATAATAATAATGCTCCAATATCTTCCATTGAACACATTAGAATAACAGAAATTTTGTAGCATAACAGCTTACATCATATACCCAAAATTGAAAGGGACTCTGCAAGGTTGGCCTCATATACCCaggaaattttttgaaacataACAATTAATAACATCCTGTGACAAATTTACCTCAAGTCGCTGGGCCTGCGTAAGGTTGCCATGAAGTTCAGCAGCTTTCAGGCCAGAGAGACCAAATATTATTTTTAACCTGTGAGCAGATTGCTTTGTCCCACTGCAAGGGGGCAAGGCATGAAATGTCAATACGATgataaaaaatagtaaaatacaCAATTAAATATGATCAAATTGGTGAGGTGGTATAATGCTTCAGTGCAAAAACAGAATTGTTATATACAACAAATCTCTTGATGGGTTTTTGTGTCATCTTGTCAACTACTACGCAATAAGGAGTAACAATCCAGTACAACCTGATTCTTGGGCACTTTCCAGGCTAACATAGCATGAAGTAAGGAATATAAGACAGCTAGTGTCCATTATACTACCAGTAAAGGCGTCCTCACATGCAAGAAACTAAAAGTTTCCAAGAACACAAACCTAAAGATGATAACGTTTTGCTTGAAAGTCTTCAAACAAAGTGCAAGTAGAACAGCTTCTTGGTTTGATTCACGCGCTCGTCGTATTCTAACAAACCTGTATAAAAAAGGGAACATATAAATGAAACTAGCATCCACATAGATTCGTGAAAACATAGGCATTGAGCAGATGAATATGTCTACTCGCAAAACATAACAGCATAaatcatactccctccgtcctagaATATAGCTACGCTTagatttgtcctaagtcaaatatCTTCAAATTTGATCATAAATAATGAAAAATTAAAAAGATTAACAATATAAACATGATGCTAACAAATTCAACGTGAAACTAACTATCATAATATGTATTTGTACTTgaaattaattatatttagaTATATTGTTGGTCAAAGATAAAAAAGTTTGATTTAGGACAAACATAAACATAGCTATATTATGGGACGGAGGTGGTACAGTAATTCTCTCTTGGGGGAAAAACACAAACTACTCAGAAAAGAAAGATCATGCTGATGAATGAAAAATAAGCATACTCTTCGGTCAACGTTGCAGGCCGTTTCAGAGAAGGATCAGCTTCAAGACGAACTGGCTTATTTAGTGAAAGCTTTACAAGTTCATCAATTTCTTCGGTCATCGTAGCAGAGAAAAGCATAGTCTGCCTCCTTTTCGGACACATGCGAATCTGTAATGGTTATTAGGAAAAAGTGAGGTGAAAATatggagttcaaacaatacaacaaAAAACTAGGACTCAATTGTGTCAACTGTCAACTCCAGTATTTGTTTCAATGATGAATATTACCATAAAAGTTTAAGACAACAGGAAACTAGCTACACAGGAGTTCGACAGTTACCAGTTCTTGAATTTCAGCACTGAAACCCAGTTCTAGCAGACGGTCAGCCTCATCAAGGATCACAACAGCTAGATCTTCAAGCCCAACCGAGAGAGAATTGCGTACATGATCTATTATGCGCCCAGGAGTGGCTACAACGATGTCAGGCATTGACCTTAGAGCTACCTCTTGAACCTGAGTAGCATTTCATCAGAAAGATTGTAACAGATAAATGTTAGGCAGCATTTGAccagggaaaagaaaaaacaacagAGGGCAATAACAGAAGAAACCAGAACGTAAATGTGACactccggcccagggcttaataggattaataggatactcataccaacaatttgcaacttcttttccggaagccggtctccaaagaactccgccggggaggcgggacgttacagaatggtatcagagccgactctcgcggtttcacgggcacgtacgggcgtaagtgcggaggcatgagcacgggcgtgtgggggcgcagatgccaccggcatgtgcacgggcgcgtggcgggtcagtgcgcgagcatctgggatgcgccgttggcactggacgcacggacgtggcacagggaccgttggcactggacgcacggacgtggcacatgggctgctggcactagacgtacgggacgtggccaagagaggacgttcctggcttgagattgaccgacgaggatgtcggtctcttaagggggtgagcatgtgacaccccggcccagggcttaataggattaataggatactcataccaacaagttgcaacttcttttccggaagccggtctccaaagaactccgaggttaagcgtgattggcccggagaaatttggggatgggtgaccgaccgggaagttcttctcgggtgcgcacgagtgaggacaaagtgtgcagaaaagactggtgttggtctgtgaggacagtctatgtcctagaaagcagccagatgtaagcggaccCGGCCtcagggaggcgggacgttacagtaAAAATCTTACCACAAATTCCAAGATTATAGTGTACAAGTCAAATGATCAAAAGCTTATATAATAGCAAGACAACAAGTTGTAATCCATTGGACAGGAGTGCTAAAAATAGTAGGCCAGATATCAAATATCAAAACCTGGCTAGCTCAATATACAACCACGACTAAAATGGAATTAAAGCATGTTTATGCTAATGCACCGCAAAGCTATAGGAAAAGGAGAAAAGGCTTGGGAAAACTTGAACCTAATAGAACACAATAAGTGCAAGAATACCTTAGTTGAAAGTCCTCCAACAATGAGACAACATCTGATGTCAGTAAACTGGGCCAACTTCTCAATCATACTATGGATCCTGGACATTGTAGAGGTATGGATGTTAAGCAGTTCACTGGTAAGTAGTAACTGGTAATACATGTAGAAGTAATAATATAGAGTACAATAGAGTACAAAAGTTAACTATGTGTTATTATGGTGAATTAAGGTAACTTTCCATAGCAATCAGCAAAGTGAACAATACAAGAAAAATAGACAGGCCCTGTTTTAAAGAAGAGCAAGAGCACAAGTGGACATCTGCCATTATTTTCCCTTATTACAATTCAAAAATTATTGAGAAAAAATGCCTTCAAAATATCACATCAATGCACTATGCCCTTCATGATAAGCAACAGATTTCTGATCTGAAGTTAAAGATCATGCCAACAGCCCAACAGTCCCAAAGTTGACAGCAAACGAAAGGTTAATCAAGAATATTTGGGGaacatgaaaaagaaaaatctatGAACCTAATGTTTCAACAGGACATAGAAAAGGCCCAAATTTTAAGGAATATCTTAATACAATAAAATATAAAAGGGACCCAGTATTCATATCCCTGTAATACAGCTCCTAAAAAATACAGACTAAAACAAACCAATACAATTGCAACAGCATGCACAGTTAAAGGAGGGAAATGAAGTTCATTTGGACAGTACCATTGTAGTTTAAATTATGTCTGATGAAATAACACCACAAAAATGAGGTAAGATGAAATATGGTCACGTAAGATAATGAATATGAAAATAAAGAACTTACTGAGCAGCCAATTCTCTGGTAGGAGTAAGAATAAGCACCCTAATTGCAGGTACACGTTTTGGTCGGAAAAGTAGACGTTCCAAGACAGGTAAAGAGAAAGCAGCTGTCTAACTTAAAGAGATTAGTCACCCTATGTATATACTACCACAAAATACCTGAAAGAATATATGTGTGTCAATAGAGATACCTTTCCAGATCCTGTTATAGCACTACCACATATGTCTCTTCCAGTTAATGCCAAAGGTATGCAAGCAGCCTGGAATATTCACGGTTGAGTAAAAAATTGATATTGGAAACAAAATTAAGTTGCCAGCACAACCACTAAATTTACTTTTATGAAAGTGTTCCATAACAGAAACAATAAATTATTTCTTTATCAATTAAGGAGATAATGTGCATTTATATATAGGTAATGTTTGGCCCTAACTGCCAACTCTTATAAACATGTTAGTAGTGACAGAAATCTGCCTTTAGCCTGTCAATAGGCATAGTTAATCGTAATAACATTTCCTTTTACAGAATTCCACTCAGCAAGTGGCAAGTGGATGTACAGCTAATACTCATCATGACTGGA
The nucleotide sequence above comes from Panicum virgatum strain AP13 chromosome 3K, P.virgatum_v5, whole genome shotgun sequence. Encoded proteins:
- the LOC120699469 gene encoding DEAD-box ATP-dependent RNA helicase 28-like, which produces MDPSFRFDPDGSDEEVAAAPSARRKPAQSPWEFSSYAESVAAEHARRRTTSIDEKISQLRQGRGKPVLSDDSEGGSGEDDSDEEVEGESGDEEDELEESEDEEEVDGSGDEEEEEVEASGDEEAGSEGEGEEEEEEEEEGEQGEEEEEGADEEEDTAEQNGTVDPSKFFASSEGASFHANSFLELNLSRPLVRACEALGYQKPTPIQAACIPLALTGRDICGSAITGSGKTAAFSLPVLERLLFRPKRVPAIRVLILTPTRELAAQIHSMIEKLAQFTDIRCCLIVGGLSTKVQEVALRSMPDIVVATPGRIIDHVRNSLSVGLEDLAVVILDEADRLLELGFSAEIQELIRMCPKRRQTMLFSATMTEEIDELVKLSLNKPVRLEADPSLKRPATLTEEFVRIRRARESNQEAVLLALCLKTFKQNVIIFSGTKQSAHRLKIIFGLSGLKAAELHGNLTQAQRLEALELFKKQETDFLIATDIAARGIDIVGVRTVINFACPRDVKTYLHRVGRTARTGREGYAVTFVTDDDRSLLKAIAKKAGSQLKSRIVAEKPVADCAKLIEQLEDQISTIIREEREEMEVRKAEMELAKVENMMAHKDDIYSRPKRTWFATEREKKLLAKAAKDSLDQGKSTSGVISAKQAEDLRLKEKRRRENEKNLPRKKRRRLEAQREMLEDDEEDDEEAKENNKGGKKAKKGQSLVDVAYRKAKSMKGASRRGPGAGKGKNEKKSRQHSEKGPTRQEEMHDLFQNDMSEWKQGRALKKNNNFARKKAKNAFKSKARYKRRK